From one Colletotrichum destructivum chromosome 3, complete sequence genomic stretch:
- a CDS encoding Putative Snf7 family protein: MGELADFLVERDENFRKARLPALYSDFRPQRTLNPDGFQANVSAWRQALARAAWEGRIASQISAPNLLVVNVDEQLVRSLESKQFGRPLALGTVVREAVSEKDLYPLNEFLDAKDSIYAGKTWAQVPWSVVSWAAGQLGFGGKSTAGEDKLPQGKFVVIKNAETAAKSLAEKVKSSDTRFDRTYTKSHFRKTFADTIVQDRRLSEMDVDILLVFLSRDKGIMIYDGHVVKIKGATDEEESTITEEDAAVSSLKELIADMKEQAELLTRRIDELTTAAKEAVSKKNKVAALAALKSKKITEASLAKRFATLNQLEDVAARIQEARDNVQLVKVMESSTGALKGLNEKVGGADRVGDVVDRLREQMGEVDEVGKIISEAGAAPVDEFEVDDELEAMEREEREKEEALERARKEAQEAKEAEETRCRLEKEMADLRPPVTEPAEKEGAREQVQTPARETADSLEKLDLEEREKPLPAQ, from the exons ATGGGAGAGCTGGCCGACTTCCTCGTTGAAAGAGACGAGAACTTCCGCAA AGCCCGTTTGCCCGCTCTCTACTCTGATTTCCGTCCTCAACGAACCCTCAACCCCGATGGCTTTCAAGCAAATGTCAGCGCCTGGCGTCAggccctcgcccgcgccgctTGGGAGGGCAGGATAGCATCCCAGATTTCGGCCCCGAACCTCCTCGTGGTAaacgtcgacgagcagctTGTGCGATCCCTCGAAAGCAAGCAGTTCGGTCGCCCGCTGGCGTTGGGTACGGTCGTGAGAGAGGCCGTGAGCGAGAAGGATCTATACCCACTTAATGAGTTTCTCGACGCCAAGGACAGCATTTACGCAGGTAAAACTTGGGCGCAGGTGCCGTGGAGCGTGGTGTCGTGGGCAGCGGGGCAGCTTGGGTTCGGCGGGAAGTCAACTGCCGGCGAGGATAAGTTACCACAGGGGAAGTTCGTGGTGATCAAGAACGCCGAGACAGCGGCGAAGAGCCTTGCAGAGAAGGTGAAATCTTCGGACACAAGATTTGACAGGACCTACACGAAATCCCACTTCCGGAAGACCTTTGCAGATACAATCGTCCAGGACCGCCGACTATCCGAGATGGACGTTGACattctcctcgtcttcctctcgcGAGACAAGGGCATCATGATCTACGATGGGCATGTGGTCAAGATCAAGGGCGCTACGGACGAAGAGGAGTCCACCATCACAGAGGAGGACGCAGCCGTATCGTCGCTCAAGGAGCTCATCGCCGACATGAAGGAACAAGCAGAGTTGCTCACGCGGCGCATCGACGAGCTCACGAccgcggccaaggaggctgtctcgaagaagaacaaggtcgcggcgctggcggcgctcAAGTCCAAGAAGATAACCGAGGCGTCGCTGGCAAAGCGCTTCGCGACGCTAAATCAACTTGAGGATGTGGCAGCGCGAATCCAGGAGGCCAGGGACAACGTGCAGCTTGTCAAGGTTATGGAGTCAAGCACTGGGGCACTTAAGGGTCTCAACGAAAAGGTTGGCGGTGCGGACCGCGTAGGCGACGTCGTTGACAGGCTACGCGAGCAGATGGGTGAagtggacgaggtcggcaagATCATCTCTGAAGCTGGCGCGGCGCCTGTCGACGAGTTTGAggtcgatgacgagctcgaggccatggaacgcgaggaaagggaaaaagaagaggcGTTGGAGCGGGCCAGAAAGGAGGCGCaggaggcgaaggaggccgaggagacaCGTTGCCGGCTCGAGAAAGAGATGGCGGATCTACGTCCGCCTGTGACGGAGCCTGCGGAGAAAGAGGGCGCAAGAGAGCAGGTGCAAACGCCAGCGAGGGAAACAGCGGATAGCTTGGAGAAGCTGGATCTCGAAGAGCGGGAGAAGCCATTGCCCGCACAGTAG
- a CDS encoding Putative TRAPP III complex, Trs85 protein, which yields MESLDSDVPPTDPLQALPMAASTARLPKRQSVPEGHPLSQSETTLPYRRSNPSVAPLFASTLTPPGSRSGSPMGRGSPGRPLSGSVFGGPAGRSLIDDASDSPGDPRNLIMKAYVPHVAIYASPDTEELAKDKGFKNGVWELLRPFGEQIQGKVTIRDSNGASRSWEDYSVRFVKFGENIEPPGAGGAKGAQSAVSNGQSGSALGSRSNYEDVENVVERHLSYAEESFLNTPHHGLTRQGLDVEATSPYYSLYLRRLLSGIPVSPHETFAHPVACVIAISSRSPSPIDDLRKLYNDTSSGENRLPVWVDGDYLRYYVLVHDEERDDITRSLALFDQMKRHLGLHCHLLRLRSTQSAETDDDSIPLPRSDWMSAAEEMADIRHSEDQQDFEDPTRHIFESDATAIRTFVREMVTQSIIPTMERHVSLWNDQVASRRRGITGRFMNLSRKWGGFGSSSRNSVVGGSSSSSAYDTLGFYRADASEAIMRKLADFAFMLRDWKLAHSTYDLLRSDFSDAKAWKYHAAANEMAAASLLIMPQSLPSKSRGETIDQMLEAAFYSYHTRCSSPFGALRSLTLGIELLRLRGGSCIDDAVRWGIRLLDSKILGSVGDALMKERLAVCYASKPGVGSGAWGHRKRKSAMWCILAGEAWHTQQKYIQSQRCLNEAGRIYSEFPHENGISKFNLANDFVSSLQHDLDEKLDVNGEGNQSPSQDVEELVVDEVSEPLDLRSRRASMMGRGAVPAASLETAPLHEVASPVKEKADGSIQDEFG from the coding sequence ATGGAGTCACTAGACAGCGATGTGCCGCCGACCGATCCGCTACAGGCGCtgccgatggcggcctccACCGCGAGACTGCCAAAGAGGCAATCTGTGCCGGAGGGTCACCCGCTATCGCAGTCCGAAACCACCCTGCCGTACCGGAGATCGAACCCCTCAGTTGCGCCGCTCTTCGCTTCGACACTGACCCCCCCGGGATCACGATCGGGTTCCCCCATGGGGAGGGGCTCACCGGGACGCCCACTCTCCGGCTCGGTCTTTGGAGGCCCAGCGGGGCGTTCactcatcgacgacgcctcAGACAGCCCGGGCGACCCGCGTAACCTGATCATGAAGGCATATGTCCCCCACGTTGCAATTTATGCCTCGCCGGACACAGAGGAGCTGGCAAAGGACAAAGGGTTCAAGAACGGCGTGTGGGAACTCTTGCGCCCGTTTGGGGAACAGATCCAGGGCAAAGTTACCATCAGAGACAGCAATGGTGCTAGCAGATCGTGGGAAGATTATTCGGTTCGATTTGTCAAGTTCGGAGAAAACATCGAACCACCaggagccggcggcgcgaAAGGTGCACAGTCTGCCGTCTCTAACGGACAATCCGGATCTGCATTAGGATCGAGGAGCAACTacgaggacgtcgagaaTGTTGTTGAACGCCATCTCTCTTACGCTGAAGAATCCTTCCTCAATACGCCGCACCATGGGTTGACCAGACAAGGTCTGGATGTGGAGGCCACTTCGCCCTACTACTCATTATATCTACGAAGGCTGCTATCTGGCATCCCCGTGTCACCTCACGAGACTTTTGCGCATCCGGTAGCTTGCGTGATTGCTATCAGTTCACGAAGTCCATCGCCTATAGATGACCTGCGCAAGCTGTACAATGACACGAGCTCCGGCGAGAACAGACTGCCAGTTTGGGTAGACGGGGACTATCTTCGATACTACGTTTTGGTgcacgacgaggagcgcgacGATATCACGCGATCACTCGCTCTTTTCGATCAGATGAAGCGCCACCTAGGCCTGCATTGCCATCTGCTACGCTTACGAAGCACGCAGAgcgccgagaccgacgacgacagcatACCGCTTCCCAGGAGTGACTGGATGTCAGCAGCCGAGGAAATGGCGGATATCCGGCACAGCGAAGACCAGCAAGATTTCGAGGACCCGACAAGGCACATCTTTGAATCGGATGCGACGGCGATTCGGACATTTGTGAGGGAAATGGTGACACAGTCTATTATTCCCACCATGGAGCGACATGTCTCGCTCTGGAACGATCAAGTAGCATCTCGTAGGAGAGGTATTACCGGAAGATTCATGAACCTTTCGAGGAAGTGGGGCGGGTTTGGCAGCAGCTCACGAAACTCGGTTGTGGGAGGCAGTAGCTCGTCCAGCGCCTACGACACTCTCGGATTCTACCGTGCGGACGCGTCCGAGGCGATCATGCGGAAACTCGCCGATTTCGCCTTCATGCTGAGGGATTGGAAGCTGGCACACTCGACTTACGACCTCCTGAGATCCGACTTCAGCGACGCCAAAGCATGGAAGTACCACGCAGCAGCTAACgagatggccgccgccagcctccTCATTATGCCGCAGAGCCTACCCTCCAAATCGCGTGGCGAGACGATCGATCAAATGTTGGAGGCGGCGTTCTACTCATACCACACACGCTGCAGCTCCCCTTTCGGCGCACTGCGGTCTCTGACGTTGGGCATCGAGCTTCTTCGACTCAGAGGCGGAAGCtgcatcgacgacgccgtaCGGTGGGGTATCCGTCTTTTGGACTCGAAGATACTCGGTTCCGTTGGCGACGCCCTCATGAAGGAACGTCTGGCTGTCTGCTACGCTTCGAAACCGGgcgtcggctccggcgcTTGGGGTCACCGGAAGCGGAAGTCAGCTATGTGGTGCATTCTCGCAGGGGAGGCCTGGCATACGCAACAAAAATACATCCAGTCGCAGCGATGCCTCAACGAGGCCGGGCGGATATACTCGGAGTTCCCGCATGAGAACGGCATCTCCAAGTTCAACCTTGCCAATGACTTTGTGAGCAGTCTGCAGCATGAtctcgacgagaagctcgacgtGAACGGTGAGGGCAACCAGTCGCCATCTCAGGATGTCGAAGAGCTTGTCGTGGACGAGGTAAGCGAGCCTCTGGATCTCcggtcaaggagggcgagtaTGATGGGTCGTGGGGCGGTGCCGGCTGCTAGTCTCGAGACTGCACCGTTGCATGAGGTGGCATCGCCTGTCAAGGAGAAGGCAGACGGTTCCATACAGGATGAGTTCGGCTAA
- a CDS encoding Putative transcription initiation factor IIF, alpha subunit, whose protein sequence is MSAPPPSGLPNGQNPNGQQSAQAGQPGQPRPPPIKRRPRGDPLVARKRPGAPRPAASRPPPGGLQTASGARPSPGASGHHGLQRPETEEDIKARRAANGGWLDPAPQNMREFKIVTTKKALRDGVRHHVMKLSSAKADLEKRGIDPTNQEEFTRPVTLQRRDPRQPPPGREVKQEQVEPQPVDEKEAERLAQLKAEREAVRAVELAKSAPSLKDPNADKKAKPKEKEKDVQFHRQPRSEKEKKQQELRYEEALPWHLEDADGKNVWVGSYVAPLSETTICFVATRDGKFAAVPLEKWYKFTAKPHFNTMRLEEAEALMSKKTDVGRWYMRDKQKKSEQEEWEATRHALYGPARIKTESSTFRAASREEKLDHDQIDMEGDEFQDDDENPGLEQDNDEEYKEANDRIRRDQLGANLFGEADERRVEKELNELKKAEEERRKEGKKTQKALIKREKETIYQSDSSGYDPFESSSSEDDSDEEKQKEENKDKEKDEENKDKDKDADPKDKTASGVSSKGNTTPSGRQKHTDALKKGKSLKRPGSPNLSESSGNESSRKKLKKHAATSVHQSRSSTPSAGLKSNLGKGAMSDGEATGGEMSDGQLRKKKIKLVGTGSRGTPVGSRAGSPMPATSGSKPGSPLPEGSPAPRAGSPNGPIEAWEIVDALPELPGGISIGNLMRRFQGRIGDGPGQMDRKEWIKLVKENCAYGPDKILRRKPT, encoded by the exons ATGAGCGCGCCTCCGCCGTCCGGCCTACCCAACGGCCAGAACCCGAATGGTCAGCAATCCGCGCAGGCTGGTCAGCCTGGACAGCCTCGACCCCCTCCGATTAAACGACGACCTCGCGGCGATCCTCTCGTTGCCCGTAAACGACCAGGAGCTCCGCGACCGGCCGCTTCGCGACCCCCGCCGGGAGGGTTGCAGACCGCATCAGGTGCTCGGCCGTCGCCTGGCGCATCAGGTCATCATGGTCTACAGCGGCCCGAAACCGAAGAAGATATTAAGGCCAGGAGAGCCGCAAATGGCGGTTGGCTGGATCCTGCCCCTCAGAATATGAGAGAGTTCAAAATCGTGACGACAAAGAAGGCGTTGAGAGACGGCGTTCGCCACCACGTCATGAAACTTTCCTCTGCCAAAGCAGATCTCGAAAAGAGGGGTATCGACCCTACAAACCAAGAGGAATTCACTCGACCCGTCACTCTTCAACGACGCGATCCACGACAACCCCCTCCGGGCCGCGAAGTGAAGCAGGAACAAGTCGAGCCGCAGCCagtcgacgagaaggaggcggaaCGACTGGCACAGCTAAAGGCCGAGCGTGAGGCCGTTCGTGCTGTGGAGCTTGCGAAGAGCGCGCCGAGCCTCAAAGACCCCAATGCCGACAAAAAGGCAAAGCcgaaggaaaaggagaaagaTGTCCAGTTCCACCGACAGCCCAGGTCtgaaaaagagaagaagcaacAGGAGCTGCGATATGAGGAGGCGCTTCCTTGGCACCTGGAGGATGCTGATGGTAAGAACGTCTGGGTCGGATCCTACGTTGCTCCCTTGTCGGAGACCACAATCTGTTTCGTTGCTACTAGAGATGGCAAGTTTGCTGCCGTTCCCCTGGAGAAATGGTACAAGTTCACCGCCAAGCCCCATTTCAACACCATGAGGcttgaagaagccgaggcTCTGATGAGCAAGAAGACGGATGTCGGCCGGTGGTACATGCGAGACAAGCAAAAAAAGAGCGAGCAGGAAGAATGGGAGGCCACCAGGCATGCGCTCTATGGCCCCGCAAGAATCAAGACGGAGAGCAGTACCTTCAGGGCCGCTTCTCGGGAAGAGAAGTTGGATCATGACCagatcgacatggagggcgACGAGTTccaagatgatgatgaaaaTCCCGGATTGGAGCAGGACAACGATGAGGAATACAAGGAAGCAAACGACCGCATTCGTCGCGATCAGCTTGGCGCCAACCTgttcggcgaggccgatgaaCGTAGAGTCGAGAAAGAACTGAACGAGTTAAAGAaggcggaagaggagcgCCGCAAGGAGGGCAAAAAGACCCAAAAAGCCCTCAtcaagagagaaaaggagaccATTTACCAGTCCGATTCGAGCGGCTATGATCCTTTCGAGTCCTCATCT AGCGAAGATGATTCCGATgaagagaagcagaaggaagagaacaaagacaaggagaaggacgaggagaacaAGGACAAAGACAAGGATGCCGACCCCAAGGACAAAACAGCATCCGGCGTCTCTTCCAAGGGCAACACGACTCCGTCTGGCCGACAGAAGCACACAGATGCTCTGAAGAAGGGCAAGTCTTTGAAGCGTCCTGGATCTCCCAACTTATCCGAATCGAGTGGCAACGAGTCGTCGCGAAAGAAGCTGAAGAAGCATGCCGCGACTTCAGTCCACCAGAgccgctcgtcgacgccttcgGCTGGCCTGAAGAGCAACTTGGGCAAGGGGGCCATGAGCGATGGAGAAGCCACAGGAGGAGAGATGTCAGACGGCCAGCtcagaaagaagaagatcaagcTCGTTGGCACTGGATCAAGAGGCACGCCTGTGGGTTCGAGGGCTGGCAGTCCGATGCCCGCCACCTCTG GTTCTAAACCCGGCTCGCCTCTTCCAGAAGGTTCCCCGGCTCCGCGTGCCGGATCGCCCAACGGTCCTATCGAGGCTTGGGAGATTGTGGACGCTCTGCCTGAGCTGCCTGGTGGCATTAGCATCGGCAATCTCATGAGGAGGTTTCAAGGCCGTATTGGTGACGGCCCTGGTCAAATGGATCGCAAAGAGTGGATCAAGCTCGTCAAAGAAAATTGTGCTTATGGTCCTGACAAGATTCTGAGACGCAAGCCAACCTAA
- a CDS encoding Putative PAP/25A-associated, Nucleotidyltransferase superfamily, whose translation MQNSPARPSLGQSSGSHTNGLEDHLRNLILTNGTPGNGPAHFPDTPRTTAPIVGDGSMSGSGGILSQDPAGVATSVNGKPPVSPKVARKRPNQAQRRQMNAQLSIPIDPRPSPPTQHGRPFSASPSNPSHNPGFYPNRGRYQHHPGPRHGPHHGPGQVVGPYSHGQPHSPRQNGHHPSVHSDASRNHHDQHPNGRHDNGAPRYPRNTHSTLYSPRGQHHQVRPEELENQAAYLEGLCNTLVAGAEIERGEIAEKEAFRTKIEQVCRAAITEYEVTQNSLVNFPSSSVQLKCFGSLSSGFATKASDMDLGLVSPLSLPQPDAAGSPIPRLIEKAFLELGLGARLLTRTRVPIIKLCEKPPEKLRVDLLEEREKWEKGIVDNDHADAADEDENAEMEYLVKEGTGDPTDNLSGQKDDGSSPTGSSSEPALPAIRQPENQSLSAYYNVAKRILRKTGGRDITLSNCRELVEEDYIMLNKVCEAFLKGLRDPELKRRLSDYLSLSFKPLPNVPNYRSLAGVFAQMEGERIVMLCESDSAIGSVEDVEESARMLIASWKNLQNQPHFGIEPLAYTKQLQLHLEKLKKLPTAQLLTLEQNQHEAATGYHARTLKILSNLRPRNDSDAEAAKQFIIDKYTAGVWPSTVRAQVREFVDSTNGALSLVAVARRHKSLQLALELEKAVEHRLYDPSLESDIRKYISILRGPMRESIVHDPQYDYVVPVTKHNIETIKRMRGLRDPAKMAVNQPRDPYKDKLEFPKSGVGVQCDINFAAHLALHNTLLLRCYSHSDPRVRPLVLFIKHWAKVRGINTPYRGTLSSYGYVLMMLHYLVNVVQPFVCPNLQALGPPPPPEGMSPTGLDETIMCRGHFVGFWRDEAEILRLAQMNQLNGNRDSLGQLLRGFFEYYAQNGSMSTYPGRGYDWGRDVLSIRTPGGLLSKTDKGWTGAKTVIEYRPNAAVNSPSTDTPPPAPHMALKSSADPSTPTATTEGVTGHEVASLGLGKAATNSAATYKNGEVKEVRHRYLFAIEDPFELDHNVARTVTHNGIVAIRDEFRRAWRIIKSAGLGNFNEELLQDVAAAKEEGEKSTYLQLLDEIHGWELFQ comes from the coding sequence ATGCAAAATAGCCCGGCGAGACCCAGCCTTGGCCAGTCCAGCGGTTCTCATACCAACGGCCTTGAGGACCACCTACGAAACCTGATTCTCACAAACGGAACCCCAGGAAATGGCCCAGCTCACTTTCCTGACACCCCGCGGACGACCGCGCCTatcgtcggcgacggctcTATGAGTGGCTCGGGTGGCATTCTCTCCCAAGATCCAGCTGGTGTTGCAACATCCGTCAATGGCAAGCCTCCGGTCTCACCCAAGGTTGCTAGAAAGCGCCCAAACCAGGCCCAAAGGCGCCAGATGAACGCCCAGCTGTCCATTCCGATCGATCCTCGCCCGTCGCCCCCCACGCAACATGGACGCCCATTCTCAGCATCTCCTAGTAATCCCTCCCACAATCCTGGTTTCTATCCCAACAGAGGCAGGTACCAACATCATCCTGGCCCCCGTCATGGTCCCCATCATGGTCCCGGGCAAGTGGTCGGCCCCTACAGCCATGGCCAACCTCACTCGCCCAGACAAAATGGACATCACCCTTCCGTACATTCTGACGCATCCCGGAACCATCACGATCAGCACCCCAATGGTCGGCATGACAATGGTGCGCCGCGCTATCCGCGGAACACCCATAGCACGCTCTACAGTCCTCGTGGTCAACACCACCAGGTGCGGCCTGAGGAGTTGGAGAATCAAGCGGCCTATCTTGAGGGACTTTGCAACACACTTGTTGCTGGCGCCGAGATTGAGCGAGGTGAGATTGCCGAAAAGGAGGCCTTCCGCACCAAGATTGAGCAGGTCTGTCGTGCTGCAATCACCGAGTATGAGGTTACTCAAAATAGCCTTGTCAACTTCCCTTCGTCATCCGTGCAACTAAAATGCTTTGGCAGTCTGTCTTCAGGCTTTGCGACCAAGGCATCGGACATGGATCTCGGTTtggtttcccccctttcaCTGCCTCAGCCGGATGCTGCGGGCTCTCCGATCCCCCGACTCATCGAAAAAGCGTTCCTTGAACTTGGCCTCGGTGCTCGCCTCCTCACTCGAACAAGAGTCCCCATCATCAAGCTTTGCGAGAAACCACCCGAAAAGTTGCGAGTGGATTTGCTAGAAGAGCGCGAGAAGTGGGAAAAGGGCATCGTGGACAACGACCACGCAGACGCCgcggacgaagacgagaaTGCCGAAATGGAGTATCTCGTAAAGGAAGGGACCGGTGACCCGACAGACAATCTTTCTGGCCAGAAAGACGATGGTTCCTCACCCACCGGTTCTTCGAGCGAACCTGCGCTGCCGGCCATTCGCCAGCCCGAGAACCAGTCACTTTCCGCTTACTATAATGTGGCAAAGCGGATTCTAAGGAAGACGGGAGGCCGGGATATCACCCTTTCCAACTGCcgagagcttgtcgaggaggacTACATCATGCTCAACAAAGTCTGTGAGGCCTTTCTGAAGGGCCTTCGTGACCCCGAGCTGAAGCGCAGACTCTCGGACTACCTCTCCCTGTCGTTTAAGCCGCTTCCGAATGTTCCGAACTACCGATCTCTGGCTGGTGTCTTCGCGCAGATGGAAGGAGAAAGAATCGTCATGCTGTGCGAATCAGACTCCGCCATTGGAAGTGTCGAGGACGTTGAGGAGTCGGCCCGGATGTTGATCGCATCTTGGAAGAACCTTCAGAACCAGCCTCATTTCGGCATTGAGCCCCTCGCCTACACGAAGCAACTTCAGCTACACCTTGAGAAACTTAAAAAGCTCCCTACTGCGCAGCTTCTCACTCTCGAGCAGAATCAGCATGAGGCCGCCACCGGGTACCACGCGAGGACTCTGAAGATCCTGTCAAACCTTCGGCCCCGTAACGACAGCGATGCAGAGGCTGCAAAACAGTTCATCATCGACAAATACACTGCTGGCGTCTGGCCCAGCACCGTCCGTGCTCAGGTCCGCGAGTTCGTCGACAGCACCAACGGAGCACTCAgtctcgtcgccgttgcgCGTCGTCACAAGAGCCTACAGCTCGCTCTCGAGCTAGAGAAGGCAGTGGAACACCGACTGTACGACCCGAGTCTCGAGAGTGACATAAGAAAATACATTTCGATTCTTCGGGGTCCCATGCGGGAGAGCATTGTTCATGACCCGCAGTACGACTATGTTGTCCCTGTTACGAAGCATAACATAGAGACCATCAAACGCATGCGAGGCCTCAGGGACCCGGCCAAGATGGCTGTCAACCAGCCACGCGACCCCTACAAGGACAAGCTCGAGTTCCCCAAGAGCGGCGTCGGTGTTCAGTGCGACATCAACTTCGCCGCCCACCTCGCGCTGCACAATACCCTCTTACTGCGCTGCTACTCCCACAGCGACCCCCGTGTCCGGCCCCTGGTCCTGTTCATCAAACATTGGGCCAAGGTCCGTGGCATCAACACGCCTTATCGCGGGACACTCAGCAGTTATGGTTACGTTTTGATGATGTTGCACTacctcgtcaacgtcgtccaGCCCTTTGTCTGCCCGAACCTCCAAGCTCTTGGacccccaccgccgcccgaggGTATGTCGCCCACCGGTCTCGATGAGACTATCATGTGTCGGGGGCACTTCGTCGGCTTCTGGCGTGACGAGGCAGAGATTTTGCGCCTGGCCCAGATGAACCAGCTCAACGGGAACCGTGACTccctcggccagctcctccGCGGCTTCTTCGAGTACTACGCGCAGAATGGCTCCATGAGCACGTATCCAGGCCGAGGCTATGACTGGGGACGCGACGTCCTCAGCATCCGCACTCCTGGCGGCTTGCTCTCCAAGACGGATAAGGGCTGGACGGGCGCGAAGACGGTCATCGAGTACCGTCCAAACGCCGCCGTGAACTCCCCGAGCACCGACACTCCGCCTCCCGCGCCGCACATGGCTCTGAAGTCCTCCGCTGACCCGTCTACCCCGACCGCAACGACGGAAGGCGTCACCGGCCACGAGGTCGCAtcgctcggcctcggcaaaGCCGCGACGAATTCGGCGGCAACGTATAAGaacggcgaggtcaaggaaGTGCGACACCGCTACCTTTTCGCCATCGAGGACCCCTTCGAGCTCGACCACAACGTTGCTCGCACCGTTACACATaacggcatcgtcgccatccgcGACGAGTTCCGGCGTGCGTGGCGCATCATCAAATCCGCGGGATTGGGCAATTTCAACGAAGAGTTGCTCCAGGATGTAGCTGctgccaaggaggagggtgagaaGAGCACCTATCTACAGCTGCTGGATGAGATTCACGGATGGGAACTGTTTCAGTAG
- a CDS encoding Putative Phosphoribosyltransferase domain, phosphoribosyl pyrophosphate synthetase, producing the protein MRGTLIFAGSSCPALTTQICENLGMAPAEAELTQFSNGETSVRILTSVREKDVFVVQSGSARVNDTIMELLIMISACNGGSANNITAVLPYFPYSRQSKKKSHRGAITARMLANLLGVAGVKHVITVDLHASQMQGFFKCPVDNLHAEPLIARWIRHNVPNWKEAVVVSKNAGGTKRVTSLADALKLNFGMVTTEKNRKGNNMTSSMILHHLDNLDRQPVLESSRQPATVRPSTPPAAGRAARVRADASGSPQHTSAPRSHPRSMDDVPTTPTQSQPGDGSVDEEESDALYDDRRAQEVTHGRLVQGHIVDDDYPSPAASTVSGSVRDEDPMTMSHASSFFAPEPHALGGSGDAAPESDEEDEVLKDPKVEHMITLVGDVKNRTVFIVDDMIDKPNSWIAAAETVVKKGRAKKVYCMATHGVFGGDSLEQLQKCECIDTILVTNSFPIPEDQAKRAPKLVVLDLSFLLAEAIRRNHYGESISPLYQHILD; encoded by the exons ATGCGCGGCACTCTCATCTTCGCGGGCTCCTCCTGCCCAGCTCTCACTACTCAGATATGTGAGAACTTGGGCATGGCTCCTGCTGAGGCGGAGCTTACCCAATTTTCCAAT GGCGAGACGAGCGTGCGAATCTTGACTAGCGTCCGAGAGAAGGATGTGTTTGTCGTCCAATCTGGCAGCGCCAGGGTCAACGACACCATCATGGAGTTGTTGATCATGATCTCGGCCTGCAATGGCGGCTCGGCCAACAACATCACTG CTGTACTGCCATACTTCCCTTATAGCCGTCAGTCAAAGAAGAAATCTCACCGCGGGGCGATCACGGCACGAATGCTTGCAAATCTTTTGGGTGTCGCTGGCGTGAAGCACGTCATCACCGTCGACCTTCACGCATCCCAGATGCAGGGATTCTTCAAATGCCCCGTTGATAACCTTCACGCCGAGCCGTTGATTGCGAGATGGATCCGCCACAACGTTCCCAACTGGAAGGAGGCTGTCGTTGTGTCCAAGAATGCCGGCGGAACCAAGCGTGTGACATCGCTTGCGGACGCGCTGAAGCTGAACTTTGGCATGGTTACCACGGAGAAGAACCGAAAGGGAAACAACATGACCTCGAGCATGATCCTCCACCATCTGGACAACCTAGACCGACAGCCGGTGCTGGAGAGCAGTCGCCAACCCGCAACGGTGCGACCCTCTACGCCTCCTGCAGCTGGACGCGCCGCCAGGGTGAGAGCTGACGCCTCTGGTTCCCCTCAGCACACCAGCGCACCACGGTCCCACCCTCGCTCCATGGATGACGTACCTACCACGCCCACGCAGTCCCAGCCCGGCGATGGCTCtgtcgatgaagaggagaGCGATGCGCTGTATGACGACCGTCGCGCCCAGGAGGTCACGCACGGACGGCTGGTTCAGGGTCACATAGTAGACGACGACTATCCATCGCCGGCTGCATCGACCGTGAGCGGCAGTGTCCGGGACGAAGATCCCATGACCATGTCTCAcgcctcttccttcttcgcTCCGGAGCCTCACGCTCTGGGAGGCTCGGGAGATGCGGCCCCTgagtcggacgaggaggacgaagtcCTGAAGGACCCCAAGGTGGAGCACATGATCACCCTAGTCGGCGATGTCAAGAACAGAACTGTCTTCATCGTGGACGACATGATTGATAAGCCTAACTCATGGATTGCCGCGGCCGAGACCGTTGTCAAGAAGGGACGTGCTAAGAAGGTTTACTGCATGGCCACGCATGGTGTTTTTGGTGGCGACAGCCTCGAGCAGTTGCAGAAATGCGAGTGCATCGACACCATCCTGGTGACCAACAGTTTCCCCATCCCCGAGGACCAGGCTAAGCGTGCTCCCAAGCTCGTCGTTCTGGACCTTTCATTCCTTCTTGCCGAGGCCATCCGTCGCAACCACTACGGCGAGTCGATTTCTCCTCTGTATCAACACATTCTGGACTAG